The Neofelis nebulosa isolate mNeoNeb1 chromosome 1, mNeoNeb1.pri, whole genome shotgun sequence sequence TAATATACTGTTTGGAAATACTTTTAGTTGTAACTTGTTTCAGGTCACTAAAACTGCCTTGTGAAGAAACGTTTGATCTCCTGAAAACATTTGCCCTGGTCTCATGCCATATTAGAGTCAGAGAGGGATTTGAttcttataaatgaagaaactaggGACAAGAGAGATGGATTTGTTCAAGGTCAGCTGGGTGATTATAAAGCCAACTTCCTGAGTCACAGATGATTACTTTCCACCCCACTATGCTGACCCCAACCCCAAACTGGATTAAAAAGGCTTGTTTTGTGGAAGGAATCTTAACcaggtttgtttaaaaaaaaaaaaagcccttaccTCCTGAACAAATGTGTgtctaggaaaagaaaacagcaatctgaaatCTCAAAtattccttcctgtcttcctcacgtattcagggagaaaagaaaaatcggATTCGTGTgagttttacaaaataaaaaacttacttCTCTCTTCATCATTTCTGTTACCTGAACTGATTTAATGCAGTTCAAAGACTGTGTCTTTAGGGATCCAAGTGTCTTCTAACATCTCCATATCACTTAGTGCTTAGGGAACTACATTTTGGTTCTTCatgcaaaaaattatttttttatttcagtcatttgCTCAGTCTGTAAAACCTAATGATCAACCAGTAGCCAAGGTATGGTGGTGAGTGGCGAGTCAGTGCCTGGTCTGTAGACTGGAAGGCTTCCTCCTGGCGGCTGTGTTCTGAATGCTTTCAGCTCAGCTCTCAGGACCAAGGTCTCAGGTTGCAGGCCTGCCTGAAGGCAGCTATATCCCACTGACCTTTTCTGCAGTGCTTATCAACTGGTCGCCGGTCTGTCGTTGCTAATTTTAGCCCTGTCTGGAGATGGGCCTGCTGTCCTTACCCAGAATATTCTGCACTGACTAAAGCAGCCTCAGAAGAGTTGCTTCCATTTTCACATATCCGGACGAAAATGGATTTTCGACAATGACTGTGATAAAAACCAAAGTACCAGCCAGACAGAAGTGGCCGTTTGGACTCTATTTTGTGTGGcactaaaagttttaaaaatgttactactTTGGGAGACCCCAAAGTCTTAAGATCTCCAGACTGACAAACCTGTATCAATAAAACAATAGCATAAAGTGTTAacagtgtaaaataaaatgttacggTGTGATCTTGATATTGCATCTgaaattagttttaaatatttaaatatatccaGTGTTTATTGTCAGTGTAAGGTTACTAATAGTCCATTTTCTGAGATTTTgatgttaaaatgtttaatgaaatggTGGAGATAATGAATGGTAGCTATGGTTTTAACATCCTCGTATCTGAGAAAATAGTAAGTTGTTACTTATGTTGGttccaaaagttttaaaattttggtattcTGTGAAATCCTTGAGTTTAAGAAACCACCTTGGAAATGTTTGACACAGTAAAACCTAATGTAAAGTTACATTCTCTCTTGGAAAACTGTAGATGAGAACTAAGCTACTTTCTGAATTCATTCAGTGGGAACCAGCAATTTGGATAATCTACCCCAAACACTTGATGTTCCTAACAGACCTGAGTCAACAAGGTCATTCACAACTTtcagattctttttaaattagctaACAGGAACTAAAATCTTTGAAGTGGATGAGGGTTAGCTATTTCCCTACAATCTCTACCAAATtcgaaaaagaagaaaaaaatcaagcctAGATCATACTGCCCCACAAACAgactttaataaacatttatcagcAAGCATGCAAATGCCCATGCAAACTGCTCCCTAAGATCAGTGAAGCCCCACTTCTGTTTTGGTAGTTCACCCACCACTTCCCACGAAAGGTCTGCTTGAGGCCGACTTGACAATACTCCAGAAGTGAGGCTGTCCTAATTTAGTTAGCAACAAGAAGCCAGAAATCCTTGGACAAGGTGGCAGGAAGCCAGACCATTTAGGGGTCAAGCCTCAGGCCCCAAGTCTATATGTCCAGGTCACAAGCCTCACTAGACTCTTATGTCCTTTTCATGCAAAGGTGGGGAATTACTCTTTAGTAATTTAGTCATGTCACACGTCCTGAATACCTCTAGTTTTACCAATGAGAGCCGCTATTATATTGATTTATCTATTATATTGATCAATAAActattaatttcaaaaataaaacctacttcAAATATTACTAATTACCGCAGTCTCTGGCAATGACTGACACATGGACAGCACAGCAGAAGCACTGGGAACAACTGTCTATTATGGCATCTCTGTCCACTCCTGGCGTGGGAAGTCCAGGTTGGAGCTGCTGGCGGCCTCGGGGGTGCGTGTAACCTGACTTGTGCCTGAAAACACTACTGAGGACacaattaggaaaagaaaaaatgttatacAATTTCCCCAATTTCTCAGGACCCTGTAGTTTTTGTTTCAGGTGGGGCCAAGGGGAAGTCAGTGTGAAGAAGGTAAGGGAAGAAGGGAGCACCCTGTTCTGAAAAATTCCCCACCCTGAACTGTGAAGAATGCCACATGCTGCCCTTTCTGCGACTGTAACCAATTCTTACTAGGACTACTTGATGCACCATAGAAACTCTGTGGCTTCTTATGAAAGTGGTTGTGTTATAAGACTTTAACTTTATTAGCAAAACAGAATTCAAAAAATcgtttttattttgaatcatttCATCAATTGCAGGTGGAAGCACAGTATCATCAAACgggggaaaacattaaaaatggagaaaaaaactaCACATTCCCTTAGTAagcacaatgaaaataaaatgagataaactgcaaaaaggaaaaactaaaggccttcaaaataagattatattttttctgtgtgtgacACATGAAATGAATTTGTAGTCACCAAAGTGTCCCAGTCTGCCTGAGGAAGCACTCCCCCTGCTGGAATTTCAAGGGAACTTGTACAAAGTAAATTCTGAGGTCAAAGAGAAACCACTAAATAGGAAATTCTATATTAAATCAGTACCTTGGTGGGTGATGTAGAAAGAATTACACTCATTAGCTTACGAACTCTAAACAGTTAAAGATGTGTGCAGCTAAAATGACGATCTTAAATGTGCAAAAATGTCAATCTTTCCCTACTGAaccaatatacattttaatttcttcacaggttcaacttttaaaaaatacttcagatCAAGATCAACTCAGAGCTAAGTAACTGAAATTAAATAGTAATTAATAAAATGCTAAAAGATAATCTGAAATGGAGGTTCTTTcacctaacaaatatttattgaataggcACCATTCTAGGTACAGGACGTACCagtgaacaaaaaccaaaagtaaCTGtcctattttaaaggaaaattatagggggcacctgggtggctctggtgggcaagtgtctgacttcggctcaggtcatgatctcatggatgttgagtttgagccccaacagTGCAAAgtctgcctggggttctctctctctctctctctctctctctgcccctcccctacttgctctctcactctcaaaagaaatcaataaacttaaaattgtttttaaaaaataaaggaaaattatagtcCTTGAAATGCTGattgattaaatattttcataattatgttTTAGATTTGTTCTGTTCTTGATGTAGATTCATTTACTTCTTGAACATATACTATACTTTACAAAACTCCACTTTTTGTACCAGCTAGCATGCTGAGATTACTGGGGGGCTTCGTAGTTATTAGGTAGTCACTCTGGACTAGACACCAGAATCGCCCATGTGCCTGGGAACAGTGCCCACAGCTGTTCTGGGGGATCATTTCCCTGAAGTTCTTGCTGAACTGCTCTCCAAACCAATTTCCTCTAATGCCAAGCGGCCTATTTTAAGGTAGGCATTCCAAATATACCCTTTTGATGAATATTATTCAATGGTTCTTAGCCATCAATAACATGGGACATTTTtattggggtggggaggggagaatcgCAGGTCACAATGACTGGCACTAGTGGGGCCCGAGGCCAGGGAGGCTAAATGAATCCTGCAGTGGCATGTTTTTTCCTATGAAGAACTATCATACCCACAAAGGCCAACAGTGCTGCCCCACACAGAGCTGTTACCATATGTACAGACCTTTATTTTGGTTATATATTTCTCTGTTACAAAACAAGTCAGGTAATTttagtattgtattttattaaatatttacatgccataaaaattaattgaaaatgacccaagaaagtgaaaaatcacTTGATAACTGGTTTTCTACACTTGGTTGAGAAACGCGTATGAGCAAATAGAAGGTATCTAAGTACTTACTTGCACTGAACAGTTCTGAGAGCGAGAAGAAATTCTGTAACTCTGAAGACTTTTATATCTTGTTCatagatttctttaaaatgtatactttaaagGTAAATCATACAATTACTCACACTTGTTTGGCAAAGCATAAACTTCTGAACATTTGGGAAGAAATCACATGTAACAGCATTCACTTCAATGCAATTGAATgctataaatgcaaaaaaataaacgtaTCCTTCaaaatagtggttctcaaacttgaacaTGCATCTAATTTCCTGGGGGAAATGACTGAAGCTACAGACGGCTGGCCACCCTCCAGCATCTCTGACAAGTCTCCAGGTACTGCTGATGCTCTCGGTCCAGGCACCACACTCTGAGGACCACCGTGTTAAGACACAGTCCGGAGGTCAAACTAATAATCAGTGCCCAGATGCTGCTTTTTCTAatggtaagtaaataaaaaaacatttcaggTACAGAATCAccaaactttatatttttagactCTTGATGTGTCCTACTTAAATAAGTTGTTCATCTTGGCTCAAAATGAGTCCCATGAGTTCAAAAGACAGAACCACAGTCCAGTCCAGTACTGGTTAATCTATGACTACATGAAAACATTTACTTACAAAATACACAGCAACTATTAGGGTACATGGACCTTGTTCCTATCTCCTCCATGCTTCTTCCCTTCAGAAAACCCAGTATTCTGGAGAGTACTATACCCAGAACGAGAATGTGACCGATCATGAATGTCAAGATAGCTATCACAGCGAATGCCATACTTAAGACTCTGATTCAGGAACCTCTTCGTCAGGGCAGCAGTAATATTCCACAAAACATATCTGTCCATCTTCATTCCTAATCATATACTGTAATGAGAGGAATCCTCGGTTATCTGTTCGAATAGACACCTTACAAGATAGGACTAATGCCTTTGTAGAGGGTTTCAGTAAAGAAATCTTGTATCTGTAGAGGAGTAAATAAAAAGCTGTTGTTATTTCGACACACTTAAAGCAGTGCTCCTAACTCCAAGTGAAGGACAAAAATGATCCCAGAACTAACAAGCAGTAAATGTAAGAATGAAATCAAATACTTGtccaatttgctaatatttttcattttaaaaatgtcatccaCTCTCACAACCCCAAATCCTCTAGCACCCTACTATTTATAGCTTTAGAATGTTATACATGTAGCAACAAACTgaaagttttaacatttatttaatagatacatGACATAAACCTCACCTTCCTGATTAATATATTAAGAACTGACCTGTTGACCTGGGTCTGATTACATTGAAATGATTCCATCAAATCAGAATCTTTGGGATAATCAAGGTGGGAGCTTCCTGCATTCCCAAAAGTAGATAacctacagtaaaaaaaaaaaaaaaaaaaaaaaaaaaaaaaaaaaaatgagcaactCATTTATTCACTGGTCCAACAATAAGCCACATTAGGATCCCAATAAAGACACTTCCTTGAAAAGCTAATCGGCAGAGTGAAACAGATATGTAAACAAATGCTGACAATACATTGTAACACTTAACAGTAATAAAGATTCCTCCAGGATGAGGTGGGAGTACAGGGGAATTAGCAACTAATAAACAGCTTTGGAAAATATCAATCACAAAAGGAATCCAGGGGTGTTTGCCTCAATTTTCGTTGCCTTAATTCTACTCTGATACTCACTTTTCCACATCCTTAAATCAGAAAtagaggcgcctaggtggctcagtcggttaagcatcttgatttcggttcaggtcatgatctcgtggtttgtgagatagagccccgagtcaggctctgtgctgacagcacaccacctgcttgggattttcgctctccctctgtctctgcccctcccccacactctctttctctctcaaaatgaataaacattaaaaaagaaataatataaaaggaCAAGAGAGTTGAAAAGTGATGGAAGGCTCTGATCTACTTCATCTGCAAGCTGGGATCCTGTTCCCTCTCTACTGCCACAGCCAGAAATTACGgctcctctgttttgtttcttaggcTGCTCTTCAGGCTGTTTCATGGCTTTTCTTGCTTGGTGATATCAGCAGTTTGTGTGTAGacaatttgtaaatgtttatatgtttatttaatctGCAAGAATCTATTGATCACTTGCTATGGGGTTAACACGTCGGTAACCGCTACGTGAGCACAGTGACAGAAGACCTACGTGCTGGTCTTCCCCAGGTTCCATCTTGTCACTCCTCTGATGTAACCTCCTTCTCTGAGGCATCTCATCCATACCCAGCCATGATACTGACTCCCAAATCTAAATTTCCAGTCTAGACCTATCTCCTGAACTTCCTATGCCCAACTACTCCCTAGTATCATAGGTGCCTCAAATTTAACAAATCCAGAAAGAAATTTCAACTCCCAGTTCCCCCCACCAAGTTATTTCCCATACCAGAGATGAATGATGACACCATGATCCATCCAGTTACTATGCTGAGACATCATTTAAATGGTGGTCCTCTGAAATATACTGTAAAAGTGCCCAGAATTTTAATTCATGTCACTGCTTAGGGTTTGATTTCCATTTTGGTTAACATTTTAACCAATCTTGAGCCAAATTTTTAACTGCCTAATGTCATGGTAAGGGCCTTCAGTTCTTCTAGAGTAGATGTAAAAAGAACATCTTATACGTCTCATTCTGTATGTATTTAGCTCCTTTACTCTTTAATATTCTTATGTatttcaaaagagaagaaatatttaaatcttctctccaaatttattttaattctgaaaactTCATAATTTGTTGGTTCAAAATATCAGGAGCAATTTGAGAGTTTCTGATACTATATTCCTGCTGAAAATTGCCCTTCCTTAGGAAGCTTACCTCGACCAATCATCCCTAAGAACTCATGTTCTGTTAAGAATCTGTGCATTATTTTGGTACTTAAATGGCATGCGATTCTGTTCCTTCTATGCTGTTTCACATATCTTCTCTTCAACTTGATTTTAAGTTGTTCCTTTCCAAAGTGCTTAAACAGGGGAATATGCACACAGTAGATGACTGATAGTCAGTGAATGAACCATGTATAGAAAACATCTGCTTCCTTTTGCATCCTGTACTAACtcgaaaggaaagaaaaacagatctaTATGATACAAACACCTTTTCCAAAAGTTTAAGCCCAAATTTTCCTCATGATGTAACTTGACCTACAACAGTACAATGAAAAGACCATTAGTTTATGAAGTAGGAGACTGGGCTACTGATCTACAAACCAACACTATGAAGCTTTAAGTACTGAATTCATCTTCCTGGACCTTtaagtttcctgatctgtaaaaataagagtaaaagcTCTCTAAAGATCTGAAAATTCTAGGAACCTGGATAATAAAAGTTCTGCAACCTAAGTAAATGTGTAAGTAGGGAGAAGGAATAGACTACATGAGCTATAATTGTGCTGTGTTCAAACACCTGAAATAAGGCTTGTTGGGAGACATGGTGATCTGTAGGACCTCACTCGTCATATCCAATTCGGAAAATGCTTCGCGAAGCCCCTCTGACTgcagaataattttattaataacattgGTGCTGCAGAAATCAAAATCCAGAGTCTCCTCAGGCTCCTGAGTATTGATTTTACAGACTGTCATCACCCCTCCTTCTTCCAGAAAGAGCATCAAAGGGTAACCATAACCTTGGTAACACATCCGCAGTGCAGTTAAAGTCCCTGCAATGGAAATAAATCAAAGTTTGAGCTTAGCTTTATAGTACAGGTTCAGCTTCTCCTTAAATGATACATGAAACTCCTGGAGATTATTTTATTCTGCCCAATTTTTAGCACATATGTATTTCTTTAGAAGAAAGGATTGTATCTTGGATAACTGATGA is a genomic window containing:
- the RAD1 gene encoding cell cycle checkpoint protein RAD1, with translation MPLLTPQIQDENDYSLVASLDNVRNLSTVLKAIHFREHATCFATKNGIKVTVENAKCVQANAFIQAGIFQEFIVQEESVTFRINLTVLLDCLSIFGSSPMPGTLTALRMCYQGYGYPLMLFLEEGGVMTVCKINTQEPEETLDFDFCSTNVINKIILQSEGLREAFSELDMTSEVLQITMSPNKPYFRLSTFGNAGSSHLDYPKDSDLMESFQCNQTQVNRYKISLLKPSTKALVLSCKVSIRTDNRGFLSLQYMIRNEDGQICFVEYYCCPDEEVPESES